The DNA segment CTGGAATTTCGACGACGAGCAGTTCGCGCGCGTCATCGAGACGGCGCTGCAGGGGAACGATATTCGCGCCGTGGTTTTCCAGGAACCCAACGGGATGGCCGAGACGTTTATCCGGCGCCTTGGCGGTGGCATGCTGCGCCAGCCTGGCATTGTCGCCCCGCCGGAATTTGCCTCGATCGAGAAGGTGGTGGAGGTCCGCCACGAGGGCCGGTTCCTCGGCAAGCTGCGGGTGTGGGTCTCGGATGAGACGCTGGCCGGTCAGCTTCGGCGGCTCCGGGTGACGACCATTGCGGCCGTCGGCCTGATCTGCGTCAGCCTGGTCGTCCTGCTGTATTGGATGATCTGGAAGTGGGTTCTGCGGCCCATCCAGTACCTCGAACACTACTCGCGGGTCGCGAGCGAAGGATGCGCGAGACCGGCCCTGCCGGCGCGGGAGAGTTTCGTCACTGAGATTGGCAGTCTCGGGGACTCGATCACCCGCACACTGGACCTGCTCGATGCGAGATTCGCGGAGGTCCAGGTGTCGGAAGCCAAGTATCGCCTGCTCGCGGAGCACGTCGGCGACCTGATCTGGACGGTGGATCGCGCCGGGGTGCTGGCCTACATCAGCCCGTCGTGTCGGGCACTGCTCGACTTCGCGCCTGAGGAGCTGCGGGGGCGCACGTTCGCGTCGTTGCTGACGCCTGCCTCGGCGACGATTTTCGAGCGCATGCTGGAGGAGGCGTGGTCGATGGCGCGCGTGCGGGGGGGCGTGGCCAAAGGAGAGTATGAGATGGTCTCGCGGGCGGGAACGACGGTCTGGACGGAGGTTGTGCTGGAAGGACTGAACGGCGGAGGGACGGAGCAGCGCCAGTTGGTGGGCGCGTCGCGTGACATCACCGAACGGAAGCGCTACGAGACGGAGCTGCGCGCGGCGGAGGAGAAATACCGCGGGATCTTTGAACACTCGCCGCTCGGCCTGGTGCAGTGCACGCGCGAAGGCCGGCTGCTCGCCATCAATCCCGCGGGAGCGCGCATCCTCGGCTACGAGTCGTCGGAGGAGCCGGTTGCGGGCGCGCCGTCACTGCTCGATCTGGTCAACCTGTCCGCGGACGACCGGCAGCGGCTGGAGGCGCAATTGGAGAGCGCAGGCTACGTCGAGAATTTCGAATGCGAGATCCGCCGGCGGGATGGCACGCTGCGGTGGATCTCAGTCGCGGTGAGTTCGCTGGCGGTCGACGGCGAGGCGCCCGGGTCGTACCAGGCGAGCATTGAGGATATCACCCGCCGCAAGAACGCGGAGGACACCCAGGCCAAGATGGAGCAGCAACTGCGGCGCACGCAAAAGCTCGAGGCCATCGGCACGCTCGCCGGCGGCATCGCCCATGATTTCAACAACATCCTCGGCATCATCCTCGGTTACGCCCATTTCGTGCGCGAACGCGTGGAGGACCGGCCGGAAGTCGTGGCGGATCTCGATTGCATGCAGAAGGCGACGGACCGCGGCCGGAACCTCGTGCGGCAGATCCTGACGTTCTGCCGCCGCACCGCACAGGAGCGGAAGCCCGGCGATGTTCGCATCGTCGTGAAGGAAGCGGTCGGCTTCCTGCGTTCCACCGTGCCGGCGAGCATCCAGATTGTGACCGAGCTGCCGGAGGGGCTGCCGCAGGTGGCGATGGATTCAACCCAGATCTACCAGGTCGTGCTCAACCTCTGCACCAACTCGGTGCACGCGATGCGCGGCGGGAGTGGCAAGCTGACGGTGACGCTGGAGGCGGTTTACCTGGACCAGGACGCGGTGCGCACCCTGCCGGGGCTCGTTCCGGGAAGCCACATCAAGCTCCGCGTCGCGGACACCGGCCATGGCATGGACGAGCAGACGCAGAAGCGGATCTTCGAGCCGTTCTTCACGACCAAGGCCCCGGGCGAGGGCACCGGGTTGGGGCTGTCGGTCGTCCACGGTATCGTGCGGGACCATCGCGGCGCGGTGTCCGTTTACAGCCGGCCGGGCGAGGGTACCGCTTTCAACGTCTTCCTGCCGACGGCGCGTGACGCGGCGGCGGAGGCGCCCGAGGCCGCGCCGGCGATTGCCCGCGGCCACGGCGAACGCATCCTGTATGTCGACGACGAGCCCCTCCTCGCCGATTACGTGCATCGGGGACTGACGCAACTGGGCTACCAGGTCGCGACGTGCACGCATGCACCGCAGGCGTTCGAGCAGGTGGTCGGCGCGGAGCAGACGTACGATTTGATCATCACGGACTACGCGATGCCCAAGCTCACGGGACTCGACCTGGCGCTGCGCTTGCGCGCCCATGGCATCGAGACGCCGATCGTGATGGTTAGCGGTTATTTTGGCGACCTGCAGCCTGACGCGCTCAAGGCAGCCGGTATCGCGGAGATGGTCTACAAGCCG comes from the Opitutus sp. ER46 genome and includes:
- a CDS encoding PAS domain-containing sensor histidine kinase, which gives rise to MKPRLRISLSWLLVSAVALASILMTGLFGWLGYSVASRWMREETAARLDLLVNELEWNVEIPLWNFDDEQFARVIETALQGNDIRAVVFQEPNGMAETFIRRLGGGMLRQPGIVAPPEFASIEKVVEVRHEGRFLGKLRVWVSDETLAGQLRRLRVTTIAAVGLICVSLVVLLYWMIWKWVLRPIQYLEHYSRVASEGCARPALPARESFVTEIGSLGDSITRTLDLLDARFAEVQVSEAKYRLLAEHVGDLIWTVDRAGVLAYISPSCRALLDFAPEELRGRTFASLLTPASATIFERMLEEAWSMARVRGGVAKGEYEMVSRAGTTVWTEVVLEGLNGGGTEQRQLVGASRDITERKRYETELRAAEEKYRGIFEHSPLGLVQCTREGRLLAINPAGARILGYESSEEPVAGAPSLLDLVNLSADDRQRLEAQLESAGYVENFECEIRRRDGTLRWISVAVSSLAVDGEAPGSYQASIEDITRRKNAEDTQAKMEQQLRRTQKLEAIGTLAGGIAHDFNNILGIILGYAHFVRERVEDRPEVVADLDCMQKATDRGRNLVRQILTFCRRTAQERKPGDVRIVVKEAVGFLRSTVPASIQIVTELPEGLPQVAMDSTQIYQVVLNLCTNSVHAMRGGSGKLTVTLEAVYLDQDAVRTLPGLVPGSHIKLRVADTGHGMDEQTQKRIFEPFFTTKAPGEGTGLGLSVVHGIVRDHRGAVSVYSRPGEGTAFNVFLPTARDAAAEAPEAAPAIARGHGERILYVDDEPLLADYVHRGLTQLGYQVATCTHAPQAFEQVVGAEQTYDLIITDYAMPKLTGLDLALRLRAHGIETPIVMVSGYFGDLQPDALKAAGIAEMVYKPVPQAQLAQLVERHLQRRVVIS